The Paenibacillus sp. FSL R7-0345 DNA segment CACGAGTGACTCGCTCGGCAAAACGGCTGTTGTACTCCATTATTTCAAGGTAAATAATTTTCTCTGCTGCGTCCATGTTCGTCAGACTGTTCATCGGCTTAAGACGCTTGCGGATTTCCTTGTTCATTCGTTCAATTGGATTCGAGGTGTAAATGGCCTCCTTTATGAGCGGAGGGTACTTGTAGAATGTCAGCAAGGTAGAGAATTGGTTCTCCCAAGACTGTAACTCTTTTGAATACAACTTGCCCCATTTCGCCTTCACCGTATCGAACGCAGCCAGTGCTAATTCATGGTCTACAGCTGTATACACTGTCTTCAAATCTTCAAAAAAATCGGTCTTGTGCTGAACCCGAATATTAGGAAAGGTTCCACGGATTTTGTGGACGACGCAGTGCTGCACATCCGCCTTGGGATAGGTTTCACGGAAGGCGGTATCTAGTCCTGGCAGCCCGTCAAATACACCCAGCAAGACTTCATGGACGCCGCGGCTGTACAGATCTTTAAGCACCTCACGCCAGCCGTTTGCGCTCTCCTGGCCGCCGACATAGAAGCCAAGGATCTGGCGCTGTCCATCTTCGTCGATTCCCATCGCGAAATAGACGACTTCACCACTCACGGTTCCGCGCTTCAGTTTGACGTATAAACCATCCAGATAGATGACCGAGTAACGTTTGTTTAGCGGCCGTTTCTGCCATTGCTGGATGTCTTCGAGTACAGTTGCTGTAATGTTGCTGACGGTGGTCGCAGAGTAGTGGCTGCCAAACATACTTTCAATGAAACGGGCTACATCCCGTGTGCCCATGCCTGCTTTGTACATTTGGATGACAGCCTCTTCTAGCCAACCGTCTCGTCTTTGGTACGGTTCAAACATCTGAGTCTGGAATAGGCCCTGACGGTCGCGGGGGACCTCTAGATCCTCCACATTGCCATACTTCGTGTGTAGATTTCGGGTGTAGTATCCGTTGCGGCTGTTGCGTGTACCGGCAGCTTCACTGGACATGAAGGCCCCAATTTCCGCACGCAGGATCGATTCCAAATTTTCTTTTACGAAGTCAGTGACAAGTTTTTCAAATAGATTATTCAGCATATTTTCGGGTACAATAGTCATTGAGTAGGGCTCCTTCTCGGTGGTGTGGTAATCCCGAGAATACCCTACTTTTTTGTTGCCTGCTAGGCTCCAAATCTTGGTACACAACTTATTTTACGCCATCGCCATTGGCCTTCTGAGCCGAAATCAGAGGCACTTTTGCCCTTCATTTCGGCCATTTGGCTGTCCGGGCCGAAATCAGAGGCATTTTTGCTCTTCATTTCGGTCACCGGCCTCACTCATATAGCCAAATCCCCGCCACCGTCATCACCCCCGGCAGGCGATCCTCATCCACCGCTACATTGTTGTCGTACCAGCCGCCCAAGGCCAGGTTGAGGATCAGATAAAACGGCTGGTCGAACGGCATACCGGGCTCCAGCCGGCGCTCGGCGAAGCAGTGGCCGTCCACCAGCCAGCGGATGGAATCCGCACTCCACTCCAGGCCGTAATCACGGAACTGGCTGATCGTACCGTCCGCAAGCTCATGGGTAAATTCCTCGACTACCTTGCTGTCCAGATCCTTGCCATAGTGCAGCGTACCGGCAATCTCCCGGGGCAGGCGGCCCTTGGCCTCCAGCATGTCCAGCTCGCCGGACGCCGGCCACGGGCCGTAGGCGTAATCCTGCGGCATCAGCCAGATTGCCGGCCACAGGCCCTGGCCGACAGGCAGCCTGGCGCGAATAACCAATTTGCCGTAGCAGAAGGAGAAATGGTTTCTTGTATCAAGTCGGGCTGAGGTATAGCCGAAGCTCCGCCCGTCCTGCTCTATTTTTTCACGGCATGCCCGAAGGTTCAGCCCTTGCTCATCAAAGTAAAGGTTATCGGCACGGCCTGTATAAAACTGCTGCTCATTATTGCCCCAGCCCGGATAGACGGGCTTATCATTCAGATCGAGCAGATCATTGCCCGTCCGGATGTTCCAGAGGCTGAGATCGCCCCCGTTCTTTACAAAATCCTGCTCCCACACCAGCTTGCTCATCGCTTGGCACACTCCTCTCATGTAAACACAGCATACTGCATTTCGGAACACGCATATCGGAATCCAAAAAATTGGGATGGCGGCAAAAACGGTGGCCTTTTTTTCCCTGCCCTTTTTTCTTACGATGAAGAGGAAAGGGGGGACATAAGACATGGTTCGATTCCGGGGGGAACAAATGAAAGCGTTTTTTAGACAGTGGCAGCTGCAAAGCATGGTTATTCCGGGCATTGTCTGGATGGTTATTTTTTGTTATCTTCCGATGTTCTGGCTCGTTATCGCCTTTATGGACTACAGTATCGCTAAGCCCATGCTCGAGTCACCGTTTGTCGGGCTGAAGCATTTTGAGGCCTTCGTGAGCGATGACCGGTTCTGGCGTTCGATCCGCAATACGCTGGGGATGAGCAGTATCAAGCTGATCTTAGGCTTTCCGATTCCGATTCTGTTCGCGCTGCTGCTTAATGAAATCCGCAGTTTACGCTTCAAGCGTACGGTGCAGACCATATCGTATCTGCCGCATTTTATCGCGTGGACGATCTTCGGCGGGATTGCGCTCAACTGGCTCGGCGAAGGCGGGGTGGTCAATCAGCTGATGATGGCGATCGGGCTGCAGGACCGCGAAATTTTGTTTAACAGTGATGCCAAATACTTCTGGTGGATTACCTTTTTTACCGATACGCTGAAGGAAACGGGCTGGAGTGCCATTATTTACATTGCGGCTATCTCGGGCATTGATCCCGGATTATATGAAGCTGCGGAGCTTGATGGTGCAGGGCGCTGGCAGCGGATGTGGCATATTACCGTGCAGAGCATCCGTCCGACGATTGCCATCCTATTCATTCTCGCAGTGAGCGGTATTCTGGGCAGTAATTTTGAACAGATTTTTATGCTGAAAAACAACATGAACATGAAAATGGCGGAAAGCCTCGACCTGTACATTTATAACATGGGGCTTGTGTCAGGGCGGCATTCTTTCTCCACAGCTGTACTGTTTGCCCGTTCCATCGTGGCGCTGGGGCTGCTGTTCATGGCGAATCAGACATCCAAAAAACTGACCGGGGACAGTATCTTCTAGAAAGGGGGCAGACCGGTGAAAAGACGCACAGGCTTAAGGAGCATCGGCGTATTTGAAGTCTGTAACACCCTAGTAATGCTGGGGGTATGCTTTCTGACGCTGTACCCGATGTGGTTCGTGCTGATTAACTCGCTTAACGCGCCGGAGCAGGCGCTGCTGGGCACCGTCAACTGGTTCCCGGAGCAGCTGTCGCTGGCCAGCTACAGTGTTGTTTTTAATGATAAAACGATGATGAACGGGTTCCTGATCACCACGCTGCGTACCATAATCGGCTCGGCGGCACATGTGCTGTTCACCGCCATTATCGCTTATGGGCTGAGTAAGACGACGCTGATCGGACGTAAGGTGTACATGAAGGTGGCCCTGGTGACCATGCTTTTCTCAGGCGGACTCATTCCTACCTTTATTCTGATGACGAAGCTGGGGCTGTATGATAACTTCTGGGTGTTCGTCATTCCCGGCATGTACAGCTTTTTCAATATGGTGATTTTTATGAGCTTCTTCCGTACCATTCCTGACAGTCTGGAGGAGTCGGCCAAAGTGGATGGGGCATCGGACTATGGTGTGCTGTTCCGGATTGTATTGCCCAACAGTATGGCTGTAATCGCTACCATCTCGCTGTTCTCCGCCGTCTATCACTGGAATGACTATTATCAGGGTGTTATTTATATCCGTTCGCAGGATATTTTGCCGCTGCAGACGATCCTGTACAAAATCATCGCTGAAAACTCCATGTCGTTCATGCAGCAGCAGGCGATGGCCCAGTTCGGGGCAAGGCTGCCCGGCAACTCGATCAAGTTCGCCTCCATGATGGTAGCTACACTGCCGATTCTGCTGTTCTACCCCTTCATTCAGCGTTATCTGGTCAAAGGGGTTATGATCGGCGCAATTAAGGGATAACCAAACCGAAAGGATGATCTTCTAATGAAGCGTAACTCCGTTAAAAGAAGTCTGACCCTGCTGCTGACGGCGATGCTCTCGCTGTCCCTGGCCGCCTGCAGCGGCAATTCTGCCAATAACGAAAGCGCACCGACGGCAGCACCTCCGGCTGACGCTACTGCTGCACCGCAGGAAGAAGCCACACTGAATCCCGATGAGCCGGCCTGGAAGCTGGACACAAGCCCGATTGACCTGACCTGGTTCGTCGGAGCCAACTGGTACGCCCATTCCTGGGGGGAGAGCCTGACCTCGAAATACGTTACGGAAAAAACCGGCGTCAACGTCAAGCTTGAAGTACCTTCCGGTGAAGCGAACGAGCATATTACTCTGATGATGACCTCCGGCCAGCTGCCTGACCTCATCTCCATGGGCTCCTGGGAAACCGCTGTCAAAAAGCTCTGGGAAGGCGATCACGTCTTCGCCCTGAACGAGCTGGCCGACCAGTACGATCCTTATTTCTATAAAGTAGCCGGCGACGGCACGCTGAAATGGTACCGCCAGGAGAACGGCAACACCTACGGGGTTCCGAATGATTCCTATAGCCCGAATCTGATGCATGAAACCGGCATGACAGCGGCCAATCAGACCTTCCTGGTGCGGAAGGACCTGTATGAGGAGATGGGCAGCCCGGACCTGAGCACACCGGAAGGCTTCCTTGGCGCATTACAGCTGCTGAAGGATAAGTATCCTGAATATAAGGGACAGCCGATGAGCCCGTTTTTTGCCCAGGGGAATGTGCCCTACGGGATGACTGAGTATCTGCAGAATCTGCTCGCTGTCCCGCATGAAAAAGACGGCAAGGTGTATGACCGCGTAACCGATCCCGAATACCTCACCTGGCTGAAAACCTTCCGCACCGCTTACGAGCGCGGACTGATCAATGTCGACTTCCTCGTGGATTCCGATACACAGGTGGAGGAGAAAACGAACAATGCCCGCTATTTCATGATGATCCGTGAATGGACCGGTATGACGGCGGTCAATCCGCTGCTGGCTGCAAGCGCCAACCCGGATTCCTACTATATCGCTGTAGACGGCCCACAGAACAGCAAAGGCGACAGCGCCAAGCTGTTCCCCGGCAACATGGACGGCTGGATGGTCACGATGATCAGCAAATCGACCAAAAACCCGGAACGGGCGATCCGCTTCCTCAGCTATCTCGCCAGCGAAGAGGGGCAGCAGGATCTGTTCCTCGGCAAGGAAGGCGAAACCTGGGAGACTGTGGACGGCAAGCCTCAGCTGAAGGCAGATATGGTGAACCTGATTGCAAGTGATATCGAAACACTGGAGAAGCAATACGGTGTGCTGGATACGTACTGGATGATGCGTAACCCGGTTATTGTGAACCAGTGGAGACCGGAGAAGGCGCCAGTAATCAAACAGATGGAGGACTTTGCTAATGCCCAGGCTGATATTGACAGCGGCATTTATAAGGGCCTTGACCCGCTGGGCGATTCCGAGGTTGCGGTAGCCTGGTCGCGGATTTCGCAGAACTGGGAGGAAGTGCTGCCGGAGCTGATTACGGCCAAGGATGAGGCTGCTTTTGACAAGGTGTTTGCAAGCTTCCTTGAGCGGCGTGACGAATACGGCTTCCAGCAGGTGGTGGAATTCCGCCAGGCTGAGCTGGATGCACGGAAGACCAAAATGGCGAATTAGTTGATAAAGATGCCGGCTGCCTGAGGGCGGCCGGTATTACCTGCTTATACAGAGCCTTTTGCAGCGCCTGTTGTGGAGTCTGCAGTGAATAGGTGCATTTTGCTGATTACCTGCCTGTATTTTTGTAATACATGGTATATTACAAATATGGGGAGGTATGGGAATGAAGGCCGTACAGACAACAATAAGGAAGCTTTACCGCAATTCACGGATCTCACAGAAGCTGTTTCTGGCCTTCAGCCTGATGATTGCGATCCCGGCCATTGTTATATCCTTTCTGTTCATCCGCACACAGGAGGCCCAGCTGTATAAGGATGCCATGGCCGAGGGCAGCAGTCATGTGTCCCGCTTGGAGGGGCAGCTGCGCAGCCGGCTGACGATGCTTGAGAACGCTTCCTCAACTGCGCTGACACAGAAGGGCTTCGTGGATTTCATCCACTCTGACATGCAGGCTGACGGTCTGCAGCTGGTAAAGTTCCGGCAGAACCAGTATGAGCAGATGCATAATATCATCCAAAGCTACGATCTGGTCAGCCAGCTCAGCTTCTATGTCGATAACCCCGGCCTGCATGAGATATGGCCGGAAATCTACCGCTATGACCGTTTCTGGCCGCAGGATTACTGGATGACGCTGCGTGAAGAGAACGGGGCGGCTTTCCGCTTATTTTCCCTGCAGGAGGGGGAACACACTTTATCTTACTATAGACTGGTCCGGCTTCAGGGCAAGCAGAACGAACGGCCGACCATTATGGAGATCCGGGCCCGGCATAGCGCGATTTTCAGCGATTTACTGGAGGAGAGGGACGGCAGCTTTTTCTCCGTCGTTATGGATGGAAGCCAGCCTTCCCACAGCGTATATAATGCCGTGCATGCGTCGGCTCTCGTGGCAGACGGGCAGCTGGACGATATCCTCACCCGCGTCCACAACCGGCTGGATGTGCTGCAGCACGATGAACCCGTCCAGATCACTTCCGGCGATCAGACCTACTATGCATTGTACCGGTACATCGCACCGCTGAACGCCTATATCGTCGACATCACCTCCCACCAGGAGCTGATGAAGGGGCCGCGGAACTGGTATTTTCTTGTGGTGGCTATTACACTATGCGTCCTGCTGATGATGATGGTCATGATCTCCTATATGACCCGGCGGATCTTCCGCCGGCTGGAGATGGTGCTGGCCTCTATGCGCAAGGTGCGTCAGGGCCAGCTGGATGCCAAGATTCATACCGGACTTAGCGATAGTGATTCCGGCGATGAAATTGATTATGTCGCTGTCAGCTATAACAGCATGCTGGACGAAATCCAGCGGCTGATGACCCAGGTGGTTGATAAGCAGCTAATCGCCAAAAATGCGCAGCTCCATTCCCTGCATTCGCAGATTAACTCCCACTTCCTGTACAATGCGCTGGAATCGATCCGGATGCGCGCGGAGGTAGAGCGGCAGCCGGCCATCGCCGGAGCGCTGGTATCGCTGGGCTCACTGCTGCGCTACAGCATGCAGTGGCGCGGGGATACCGTCAGCCTGGGCGATGAGCTGGCCAATATCCACAGCTATATCCGCTTCATTAACTTTATGGAGGGAAGCAGCCTCGAGCTGCGTGCCGAGCTTCTGCCTGAGGTGCTGCGCTACCCGATCCCCAAAATGTGCATGCAGCCCATTGTTGAGAACGCCGTGCATCATGCGGCGCCTCCGGGAGGGAGCGTAGCCATCGAAATGAACGTGAGGGTGGAGAACAGCTTCATGCTGCTGATTGAAATCCGTGACAACGGCACCGGCATTGATCCGCAGACGCTCAGCCGCCTGCAGGAGGAAATGGCCGATGAGTCCGACCGGCCGATTGTCGCCAGCCGCAACGGGCTGGGACTGGCGAATGTGCATAAACGGCTGCAGCTGCATTACGGCAAAGGCAGCGGGCTTTCGATTGAAAGTGTACAGGGTGCCTACACCAGTGTCACCATACGTTTGCCTTGGGAGCAAGTCAATCTGGGAGGATGGTAGAAGTTGATGAACCTGCTGATTGTGGACGACCAGAAGCATATCCGCGACGGGCTGCAGGCGATGGTGAGCCAGTTCCCGCAGCAGCCGGACAGTATCTATAGCGCGGCCAACGGTATTGAAGCGCTGCAGCTGCTCCGCCAGTACAGCATCCAGCTTGTCATTACCGACATCCGCATGCCCGATATGGACGGCCTTGAGCTGATGGCAAGGACCCGGGAGGAGCAGCTGACCGTCGATTACCTGATCATCAGCGGCTATGGCGATTTTGCTTATGCCCAGAAGGCAATCGGCCTGGGAGCAAAAGGTTATCTGCTCAAGCCTGTGAACCGCGAGGATCTGCAGGCCTCGGTGGAGCATGTGTGGCAGGAGATCATGACCCGGCAAGCGCTTTCCCGCGATATGGAGCAGCTGTCCCGGATGGCCCGGGAGACGGACCGCAAGGAGCTGAGCCTGTACATGCAGGGCTCGGCCTACGACGAAGCGTGGACTTTCAGGACGGAGCAGCAGCATCCGGAGCTGTGGGCCAGCTACCGGCTGTGCC contains these protein-coding regions:
- a CDS encoding extracellular solute-binding protein; protein product: MKRNSVKRSLTLLLTAMLSLSLAACSGNSANNESAPTAAPPADATAAPQEEATLNPDEPAWKLDTSPIDLTWFVGANWYAHSWGESLTSKYVTEKTGVNVKLEVPSGEANEHITLMMTSGQLPDLISMGSWETAVKKLWEGDHVFALNELADQYDPYFYKVAGDGTLKWYRQENGNTYGVPNDSYSPNLMHETGMTAANQTFLVRKDLYEEMGSPDLSTPEGFLGALQLLKDKYPEYKGQPMSPFFAQGNVPYGMTEYLQNLLAVPHEKDGKVYDRVTDPEYLTWLKTFRTAYERGLINVDFLVDSDTQVEEKTNNARYFMMIREWTGMTAVNPLLAASANPDSYYIAVDGPQNSKGDSAKLFPGNMDGWMVTMISKSTKNPERAIRFLSYLASEEGQQDLFLGKEGETWETVDGKPQLKADMVNLIASDIETLEKQYGVLDTYWMMRNPVIVNQWRPEKAPVIKQMEDFANAQADIDSGIYKGLDPLGDSEVAVAWSRISQNWEEVLPELITAKDEAAFDKVFASFLERRDEYGFQQVVEFRQAELDARKTKMAN
- a CDS encoding carbohydrate ABC transporter permease yields the protein MKRRTGLRSIGVFEVCNTLVMLGVCFLTLYPMWFVLINSLNAPEQALLGTVNWFPEQLSLASYSVVFNDKTMMNGFLITTLRTIIGSAAHVLFTAIIAYGLSKTTLIGRKVYMKVALVTMLFSGGLIPTFILMTKLGLYDNFWVFVIPGMYSFFNMVIFMSFFRTIPDSLEESAKVDGASDYGVLFRIVLPNSMAVIATISLFSAVYHWNDYYQGVIYIRSQDILPLQTILYKIIAENSMSFMQQQAMAQFGARLPGNSIKFASMMVATLPILLFYPFIQRYLVKGVMIGAIKG
- a CDS encoding IS256 family transposase, with product MTIVPENMLNNLFEKLVTDFVKENLESILRAEIGAFMSSEAAGTRNSRNGYYTRNLHTKYGNVEDLEVPRDRQGLFQTQMFEPYQRRDGWLEEAVIQMYKAGMGTRDVARFIESMFGSHYSATTVSNITATVLEDIQQWQKRPLNKRYSVIYLDGLYVKLKRGTVSGEVVYFAMGIDEDGQRQILGFYVGGQESANGWREVLKDLYSRGVHEVLLGVFDGLPGLDTAFRETYPKADVQHCVVHKIRGTFPNIRVQHKTDFFEDLKTVYTAVDHELALAAFDTVKAKWGKLYSKELQSWENQFSTLLTFYKYPPLIKEAIYTSNPIERMNKEIRKRLKPMNSLTNMDAAEKIIYLEIMEYNSRFAERVTRGFGDPGVRKKLTAMFEARYPVLEDL
- a CDS encoding ABC transporter permease subunit, giving the protein MKAFFRQWQLQSMVIPGIVWMVIFCYLPMFWLVIAFMDYSIAKPMLESPFVGLKHFEAFVSDDRFWRSIRNTLGMSSIKLILGFPIPILFALLLNEIRSLRFKRTVQTISYLPHFIAWTIFGGIALNWLGEGGVVNQLMMAIGLQDREILFNSDAKYFWWITFFTDTLKETGWSAIIYIAAISGIDPGLYEAAELDGAGRWQRMWHITVQSIRPTIAILFILAVSGILGSNFEQIFMLKNNMNMKMAESLDLYIYNMGLVSGRHSFSTAVLFARSIVALGLLFMANQTSKKLTGDSIF
- a CDS encoding glycoside hydrolase family 16 protein, producing MSKLVWEQDFVKNGGDLSLWNIRTGNDLLDLNDKPVYPGWGNNEQQFYTGRADNLYFDEQGLNLRACREKIEQDGRSFGYTSARLDTRNHFSFCYGKLVIRARLPVGQGLWPAIWLMPQDYAYGPWPASGELDMLEAKGRLPREIAGTLHYGKDLDSKVVEEFTHELADGTISQFRDYGLEWSADSIRWLVDGHCFAERRLEPGMPFDQPFYLILNLALGGWYDNNVAVDEDRLPGVMTVAGIWLYE
- a CDS encoding sensor histidine kinase, with amino-acid sequence MKAVQTTIRKLYRNSRISQKLFLAFSLMIAIPAIVISFLFIRTQEAQLYKDAMAEGSSHVSRLEGQLRSRLTMLENASSTALTQKGFVDFIHSDMQADGLQLVKFRQNQYEQMHNIIQSYDLVSQLSFYVDNPGLHEIWPEIYRYDRFWPQDYWMTLREENGAAFRLFSLQEGEHTLSYYRLVRLQGKQNERPTIMEIRARHSAIFSDLLEERDGSFFSVVMDGSQPSHSVYNAVHASALVADGQLDDILTRVHNRLDVLQHDEPVQITSGDQTYYALYRYIAPLNAYIVDITSHQELMKGPRNWYFLVVAITLCVLLMMMVMISYMTRRIFRRLEMVLASMRKVRQGQLDAKIHTGLSDSDSGDEIDYVAVSYNSMLDEIQRLMTQVVDKQLIAKNAQLHSLHSQINSHFLYNALESIRMRAEVERQPAIAGALVSLGSLLRYSMQWRGDTVSLGDELANIHSYIRFINFMEGSSLELRAELLPEVLRYPIPKMCMQPIVENAVHHAAPPGGSVAIEMNVRVENSFMLLIEIRDNGTGIDPQTLSRLQEEMADESDRPIVASRNGLGLANVHKRLQLHYGKGSGLSIESVQGAYTSVTIRLPWEQVNLGGW